The Coturnix japonica isolate 7356 unplaced genomic scaffold, Coturnix japonica 2.1 chrUnrandom497, whole genome shotgun sequence genome includes a window with the following:
- the TRIR gene encoding telomerase RNA component interacting RNase codes for MEAHGDEGEAPSPPPGPGGGVNVFANDGSFLELFKRKMEAEQQREREAAAAAEATGGAGPGPQRSADGAKRSGGALGFVGRRRGGNKLALKTGVVAKKQKTDEEVLTSKGDAWAKYMAEVKKYKAHQCSDDDKTRPLVK; via the exons ATGGAGGCGCACGGCGACGAGGGGGAGGCCCCATCGCCGCCCCCGGGACCCGGCGGCGGAGTGAACGTGTTCGCTAATGACGGCAGcttcctggagctgttcaagcGGAAGATGGAGGCGGAACAGCAGCGGGAACGCGAAGCGGCGGCTGCGGCCGAGGCCACCGGAGGGGCCGGGCCTGGCCCGCAGCGTTCGGCCGACGGGGCGAAGAGGAGCGGAGGCGCCCTCGGCTTC GTGGGCAGGAGGCGAGGGGGGAACAAACTGGCCCTGAAGACCGGCGTGGTGGCAAAGAAGCAAAAGACCGATGAGGAg GTTTTGACGAGTAAAGGCGACGCCTGGGCCAAGTACATGGCAGAAGTGAAGAAGTACAAAGCACATCAGTGCAGCGATGACGACAAAACGCGGCCCCTGGTGAAATAA